A single Ischnura elegans chromosome 13 unlocalized genomic scaffold, ioIscEleg1.1 SUPER_13_unloc_4, whole genome shotgun sequence DNA region contains:
- the LOC124173173 gene encoding uncharacterized protein LOC124173173, whose amino-acid sequence MASNIPTSNAEQFVEERLIPGLLTGSLLQHKELLDMLEDVDVRYKRQKTLLHVGVGLGKSDWVEELLARGADTDITDDSQQNALSSAEEMLRQFPDDVERSKVLKLVMLVYRRDQVILHRLAASSSRNTDHVTPVASPECDIASLKSSVDSLRLEMKSLVRQLSSSLEELKAQVCGRDALLRCLEEAVTSTVEDVTSAKLGMGGKASLSQPTSDPARARQECVDVMMRKTRIMYGDGVEEMRRLYERLYDEDEYTACVIKYLCDDDRVKVMVDLNSTSIERIRKKFLDLDGTKENGRYVNSFCDFESKTVYFSAKDCSGDREKVACAFFARPLTQLTLKLVFDNEGRPCSKGDVEQEREWMRAIEELEERRERGEEIEWVIRNALFRETLKAKVCWMAAAVPYIIVNYGSTEGRAILQQQAPLLFSLYSNNVMGTLLASGKR is encoded by the exons ATGGCGAGCAACATTCCTACCAGCAATGCtgagcaatttgttgaggagaggctcATTCCTGGATTGTTGACTGGCTCATTGCTCCAGCATAAAGAGCTATTGGACATGTTGGAAGACGTCGATGTTCGGTACAAGAGACAAAAAACACTCTTGCACGTTGGTGTAGGACTTGGAAAATCTGATTGGGTCGAGGAATTGCTAGCGAGAGGGGCTGACACAGACATTACAGATGACagtcaacagaatgcattgtCTTCGGCTGAGGAGATGCTGCGGCAGTTCCCTGATGATGTAGAACGCTCAAAAGTGCTTAAATTGGTGATGTTGGTTTACAGGAGAGACCAAGTTATTTTGCATCGTCTGGCGGCATCTTCAAGTAGAAACACTGATCATGTAACACCAgtggctagcccagaatgtgaCATTGCATCTCTTAAGTCCTCTGTGGACTCACTGAGGctagagatgaaatctcttgtgcgacagctgagctcatcGTTGGAGGAACTCAAGGCTCAAGTTTGTGGACGAGATGCACTGTTGCGTTGCCTGGAAGAGGCCGTGACGTCAACAGTAGAGGACGTGACGTCAGCAAAGCTTGGAATGGGAGGGAAGGCATCTTTAAGTCAACCTACATCCGATCCGGCCAGAGCTAGGCAGGAGTGCGTGGATGTCATGATGCGAAAGACAAGGATAATGTATGGAGATGGAGTGGAAGAAATGCgtagattgtatgagagactgtatgatgaAGATGAATACACTGCTTGtgttattaaatatttgtgtgaTGATGATCGGGTAAAGGTGATGGTGGACTTAAATTCTACAAGTATTGAAAGGATAAGGAAGAAGTTTCTGGATTTGGATGGGACTAAGGAGAATGGGAGATATGTtaattcattttgtgattttgagagtaAGACTGTGTATTTCAGTGCAAAGGATTGTTCTGGTGATAGAGAGAAAGTTGCATGTGCTTTTTTTGCTCGTCCCCTCACGCAATTAACcttgaaattagtttttgataatgaggggAGGCCATGTAGCAAGGGAGATGTCGAACAAGAGCGTGAATGGATGAGGGCTATAGAGGagttggaggagaggagggaaagggGAGAGGAAATAGAATGGGTTATCAGGAATGCATTGTTTAGAGAGACACTGAAGGCAAAGGTATGTTGGATGGCTGCAGCTGTCCCTTATATTATCGTTAATTATGGATCCACAGAAGGAAGAGCTATTCTGCAACAACAAGCGCCTCTCCTCTTCTCTTTATATTCTAACAATGTGATGGGAACACTTCTAGCCAGTGGAAAG agatga